From one Tachysurus vachellii isolate PV-2020 chromosome 23, HZAU_Pvac_v1, whole genome shotgun sequence genomic stretch:
- the LOC132839064 gene encoding calpain-2 catalytic subunit-like isoform X2: protein MSVSKYLNQDYEVLRSQCLRDKKLFCDPHFPAAPESLGCNELGPNSDKTKGVEWKRPGDLCQKPQFISAGATRADVVQGQLGDCWLMAAIAALTLNQDILARVIYPEQNFKDTYVGIFHFQLWQYGHWVDVVVDDRLPTINRKLLFVKSKEQTEFWSALLEKAYAKVNGCYENLIGGSASEANEDFTGGIAEYFPLNKAPPNLFNIMEKALCRGSLLSTSISASKDQKEQKTTEQLVKTHAYSITAAQKVKVRKSDKDVELLRLRNPWGHLEWNGAWSDGSKEWDQVSPEDKAKLNYSADDGEFWMTYEDYIQRYSKLEICNLTPDTPSDDLRCWNACQFEGTWKIGTTAGGCLKLTATFCTNPQYRVKLDIDSHGDNKCSALVALMQKGARQAKQKGIENYAIGFYIYKVPDKYKGKQNVCLGPEDLQRPVARSEFVCRREVCQRFDLPLAEYVIIPATYESNKEANFVLRVFSEK, encoded by the exons ATGTCTGTATCAAAGTACCTGAATCAGGACTACGAGGTCCTCCGGAGTCAGTGTCTGAGGGATAAGAAGCTATTCTGCGATCCTCATTTCCCAGCTGCGCCCGAGTCTCTGGGCTGTAATGAATTAGGACCCAATTCAGACAAGACCAAGGGGGTGGAATGGAAAAGGCCTGGG GATTTATGCCAAAAACCTCAGTTCATCAGTGCAGGAGCCACACGTGCCGATGTCGTTCAAGGACAACTgg GTGACTGTTGGTTGATGGCGGCTATTGCTGCTCTCACTCTGAACCAAGACATTCTCGCTCGTGTGATTTATCCTGAACAGAACTTTAAGGATACGTATGTTGGCATCTTTCACTTTCAG CTCTGGCAGTACGGCCATTGGGTAGACGTCGTTGTTGACGACAGGCTTCCCACTATTAACAGAAAGCTGCTTTTTGTGAAGTCAAAAGAACAAACTGAATTCTGGAGTGCGCTCCTGGAGAAGGCTTATGCTAA GGTGAACGGTTGCTATGAGAATCTCATTGGTGGTTCTGCCAGTGAAGCTAATGAGGATTTCACAGGAGGAATTGCAGAGTACTTCCCTCTAAACAAAGCCCCGCCGAACCTGTTTAACATCATGGAGAAAGCTCTGTGTCGAGGTTCTCTGCTCAGCACGTCAATTTCT GCCAGCAAAgaccaaaaagaacaaaagaccACAGAGCAGCTGGTGAAAACACATGCCTACTCCATCACTGCTGCACAGAAG GTGAAAGTGAGGAAGAGTGATAAAGACGTGGAATTGCTCCGTCTCAGAAATCCCTGGGGCCACCTGGAGTGGAACGGTGCCTGGAGTGATGG CTCCAAAGAGTGGGATCAAGTCTCACCAGAGGATAAGGCCAAGCTTAATTACTCAGCTGATGATGGAGAGTTCTG GATGACATATGAAGATTACATTCAGCGTTATTCAAAGCTAGAGATTTGCAACTTGACTCCAGACACTCCAAGCGATGATCTGAGATGTTGGAACGCTTGCCAGTTCGAGGGCACCTGGAAAATAGGCACTACAGCTGGTGGCTGCCTGAAACTCACAG CTACATTCTGCACAAACCCACAGTATCGGGTGAAACTGGACATCGACAGTCATGGCGATAACAAATGTTCAGCACTTGTGGCACTGATGCAGAAAGGTGCACGCCAAGCCAAACAAAAAGGAATCGAAAACTACGCCATTGGCTTCTACATCTACAAG GTTCCAGATAAG tataaaggaaaacagaacgTCTGCCTTGGACCTGAAGATTTGCAGAGACCGGTGGCTCGAAGCGAATTCGTGTGCAGGCGAGAAGTGTGTCAACGCTTCGACCTTCCGCTTGCTGAATATGTCATCATTCCAGCCACCTATGAGTCTAACAAAGAAGCCAACTTTGTGTTGCGGGTGTTTTCTGAGAAGTAG
- the LOC132839032 gene encoding calpain-1 catalytic subunit-like has protein sequence MGKLLTDHCKMIVIKILCSSKEWDQVSPEDKAKLNYSADDGEFWMTYEDYIQRYSKLEICNLTPDTPSDDLRCWNACQFEGTWKIGTTAGGCLKLAGD, from the exons ATGGGTAAGCTGTTGACTGATCACTGCAAAATGATAGTTATAAAAATACTTTGCAG CTCCAAAGAGTGGGATCAAGTCTCACCAGAGGATAAGGCCAAGCTTAATTACTCAGCTGATGATGGAGAGTTCTG GATGACATATGAAGATTACATTCAGCGTTATTCAAAGCTAGAGATTTGCAACTTGACTCCAGACACTCCAAGCGATGATCTGAGATGTTGGAACGCTTGCCAGTTCGAGGGCACCTGGAAAATAGGCACTACGGCTGGTGGCTGCCTGAAACTTGCAGGTGACTGA